From a region of the Streptacidiphilus albus JL83 genome:
- a CDS encoding SAM-dependent methyltransferase, translating to MTQDPTTPEPSTRETLDTGVPHIARVYDYWLGGKDNYAADREVAEQVLATGNTATLNVRANRAFLGRAVRFLTAECGIRQFLDLGTGLPSANNTHEVAQRIAPESRIVYTDNDPIVLVHARALLTSHPAGATTYIHADVREPAKILLEARDTLDFEQPIAVMMIGLMHCIPDEDDPAGLAAQVLDALPSGSFLALSQPALDINGAAMARAGHVMDKLMPNKITYRTQEQVTRFFAGTELVEPGVVSAPQWRPDEGADTTTRAVWAGVGRKA from the coding sequence ATGACGCAGGACCCGACGACTCCGGAGCCGTCCACGCGCGAGACCCTCGACACCGGCGTACCCCATATCGCCCGGGTGTACGACTACTGGCTCGGCGGCAAGGACAACTACGCGGCCGACCGCGAGGTCGCGGAACAGGTCCTGGCCACCGGGAACACGGCGACCCTGAACGTCCGGGCCAACCGCGCCTTCCTCGGCCGGGCGGTGCGCTTCCTGACCGCCGAGTGCGGCATCCGGCAGTTCCTGGACCTGGGCACCGGCCTGCCGTCGGCGAACAACACCCACGAGGTCGCCCAGCGAATAGCCCCCGAGTCGCGCATCGTCTACACCGACAACGACCCGATCGTGCTGGTCCACGCGCGCGCCCTGCTGACCAGCCACCCGGCCGGGGCCACCACCTACATCCACGCGGACGTCCGCGAGCCCGCCAAGATCCTGCTGGAGGCCCGGGACACGCTGGACTTCGAGCAGCCGATCGCGGTGATGATGATCGGCCTGATGCACTGCATCCCGGACGAGGACGACCCGGCCGGGCTCGCCGCCCAGGTGCTGGACGCCCTGCCCTCCGGCAGCTTCCTCGCGCTCTCCCAGCCCGCCCTCGACATCAACGGCGCCGCGATGGCCCGGGCCGGCCACGTCATGGACAAGCTGATGCCGAACAAGATCACCTACCGGACCCAGGAGCAGGTCACCCGCTTCTTCGCCGGGACCGAGCTGGTCGAGCCCGGCGTGGTGTCCGCCCCCCAGTGGCGGCCCGACGAGGGCGCGGACACCACCACCCGCGCGGTCTGGGCCGGGGTCGGCCGCAAGGCCTGA
- a CDS encoding phosphatase PAP2 family protein — MKTDHVYRTRTAANPTDGAAEPTAPNQKRRWWNRKWGWEVLLVVYAAYDGSRLLVNGKRTQALQHGDSILKLERQLHLSPELSLNHFFAAHAWIGVPADFIYATLHYIITVVVLFWVWRYHRDHYRHARTWLGLTTVLGVIGFVTFPTAPPRLLGSSYGFVDLLVEHASVGWWGGGGGGGTPRGLADMTNEYAAMPSLHVGWSLWCGLLVFMYARHRAVRWAALCYPVIIAFVVMGTANHYLLDCVFGAAVSLFSLAVTKPLLKLSDRVGLLVRRGLRALFRRRARA, encoded by the coding sequence ATGAAGACCGATCACGTGTACCGAACCCGTACGGCGGCGAACCCGACCGACGGGGCGGCGGAGCCGACCGCGCCGAACCAGAAGCGCCGGTGGTGGAACCGCAAGTGGGGCTGGGAGGTCCTGCTGGTGGTCTATGCCGCCTACGACGGCAGCCGACTGCTGGTCAACGGCAAGCGGACGCAGGCGCTGCAGCACGGCGACAGCATCCTCAAGCTCGAACGGCAGCTGCATCTCAGCCCCGAGCTGAGCCTGAACCACTTCTTCGCCGCCCATGCCTGGATCGGCGTCCCCGCCGACTTCATCTACGCGACGCTGCACTACATCATCACCGTCGTGGTGCTGTTCTGGGTCTGGCGCTACCACCGGGACCACTACCGGCACGCCCGCACCTGGCTCGGGCTGACCACGGTGCTCGGGGTGATCGGCTTCGTCACCTTCCCGACCGCACCGCCCCGGCTGCTCGGCTCCTCCTACGGCTTCGTCGACCTGCTGGTCGAGCACGCCTCGGTCGGCTGGTGGGGCGGCGGAGGCGGCGGCGGCACCCCGCGCGGCCTCGCCGACATGACCAACGAGTACGCGGCCATGCCCAGCCTCCATGTGGGCTGGTCGCTCTGGTGCGGGCTGCTGGTCTTCATGTACGCCCGCCACCGGGCGGTCCGCTGGGCCGCGCTGTGCTACCCGGTGATCATCGCCTTCGTGGTGATGGGCACCGCCAACCACTACCTGCTCGACTGCGTCTTCGGGGCGGCGGTCTCGCTGTTCAGCCTCGCCGTCACCAAGCCGCTGCTGAAGCTGAGCGACCGGGTCGGACTGCTGGTCCGGCGCGGACTCCGAGCCCTGTTCCGGCGGCGCGCCCGCGCGTAG
- a CDS encoding XRE family transcriptional regulator, with protein MFGVPLEQLGFVPPVSAAGRRATSPGLKPSLEDDVLRRAFMGSALAAAAAPLLDLAALDHLIAAARDARRYADHELVGHLRDTLNETARTDVLMGAHRALPAALGILTAINTTARDAKPDVRRQLLTLGSRAAEFTGWLHRDAGSPEQAIVYWHGQAKEWATFTGDGAMHAYVLMRQAQALGRSDPARMLDLARAAISGPWTLPPRPHAEALQQEARGMAMTGAGTDEIERVLDQAHAALDRATEPVAPTACTGPLGDGYTRERLMAQSGICLREAGRPTEAVMALQDYVTPEAFAPRDYAHYSAFLAGALAEAGEPDEAATVALSVLDVASAARSGQAIGELYRSAQALFPYRERPAVRELHERLLLLSAG; from the coding sequence ATGTTCGGCGTCCCGCTGGAACAACTTGGGTTCGTTCCGCCCGTCAGCGCCGCCGGGCGCAGGGCGACCTCTCCCGGCCTCAAGCCCTCCCTGGAGGACGACGTGCTCCGCCGTGCCTTCATGGGCAGCGCCCTGGCTGCCGCTGCCGCGCCGCTGCTCGATCTCGCAGCGCTGGACCATCTCATCGCCGCCGCCCGCGACGCCCGCCGCTACGCCGATCACGAGCTTGTTGGGCACCTGCGGGACACCTTGAACGAAACCGCCCGCACTGACGTACTGATGGGGGCTCACCGGGCGCTGCCCGCAGCGCTGGGCATCCTGACCGCCATCAACACCACCGCTCGCGACGCCAAGCCAGATGTCCGTCGGCAGCTCCTCACCCTGGGCTCCCGGGCGGCGGAGTTCACCGGATGGCTGCACCGCGACGCGGGCTCACCCGAACAGGCAATCGTCTACTGGCATGGGCAGGCAAAGGAGTGGGCCACGTTCACCGGGGACGGCGCCATGCACGCCTATGTCCTGATGCGGCAGGCGCAGGCCCTGGGCCGCAGTGATCCCGCGCGGATGCTCGACCTGGCCAGGGCCGCCATCAGCGGGCCGTGGACGCTCCCGCCCCGGCCGCATGCCGAAGCTCTCCAGCAGGAAGCGCGGGGCATGGCGATGACCGGTGCCGGCACCGACGAGATCGAACGAGTCCTCGATCAAGCGCACGCAGCACTCGACCGGGCCACCGAACCGGTAGCCCCAACGGCCTGCACGGGACCGCTCGGCGACGGCTACACCCGGGAACGGCTCATGGCGCAGTCCGGAATCTGCCTGCGGGAGGCCGGACGCCCCACTGAGGCTGTCATGGCGCTCCAGGACTACGTCACCCCGGAGGCGTTCGCCCCGCGCGACTACGCCCACTACAGCGCGTTCCTGGCCGGGGCGCTCGCGGAAGCCGGCGAGCCGGACGAAGCCGCCACGGTCGCCTTGAGCGTCCTGGACGTCGCCTCCGCTGCCCGGTCCGGGCAAGCGATAGGAGAGCTGTACCGTTCCGCGCAGGCCCTGTTCCCGTACCGCGAACGGCCGGCGGTTCGGGAACTCCACGAACGGCTTCTGCTTCTGTCCGCCGGTTAG
- a CDS encoding amidohydrolase family protein: MAADGSTTQAAGEPGEAESVRAFWRGLGLPGLVDVHTHFMPDRVLAKVWAYFDGVGPLVGRPWPITYRTEEDQRLATLRSFGVRAFTAMLYPHKPEMAAWLNSWAADFAARTPDCLHTATFYPEPEAADYVRRAVEGGARVFKAHLQVGGYDPNDELLDPVWGLLAEAGVPVVAHCGSGPAPGKHTGPGPIGRVLDRHPRLRLVVAHLGMPEYADFLDLAERHPEVRLDTTMAFTDFSEATAPFPPSQLPRLAALGDRILLGTDFPNIPYPYLHALEALARLDLGDDWLRAVCHDNTARLFGLPEAAPR, encoded by the coding sequence ATGGCAGCGGACGGCAGCACCACGCAGGCGGCGGGGGAGCCGGGGGAGGCCGAGTCGGTGCGCGCGTTCTGGCGCGGGCTCGGCCTCCCCGGCCTGGTCGACGTGCACACCCACTTCATGCCGGACCGGGTGCTGGCCAAGGTCTGGGCCTACTTCGACGGGGTGGGGCCGCTGGTCGGCCGGCCCTGGCCGATCACCTACCGGACCGAGGAGGACCAGCGGCTGGCCACCCTGCGCTCCTTCGGCGTCCGCGCCTTCACCGCCATGCTCTACCCGCACAAGCCGGAGATGGCGGCCTGGCTGAACTCCTGGGCCGCCGACTTCGCCGCCCGCACCCCCGACTGCCTGCACACCGCGACCTTCTACCCCGAGCCGGAGGCGGCCGACTACGTCCGCCGGGCGGTCGAGGGCGGGGCCCGGGTCTTCAAGGCGCACCTCCAGGTCGGCGGCTACGACCCCAACGACGAACTGCTCGACCCGGTCTGGGGGCTGCTGGCGGAGGCCGGCGTCCCGGTGGTCGCCCACTGCGGCTCGGGACCGGCCCCGGGCAAGCACACCGGACCCGGCCCCATCGGCCGGGTGCTGGACCGCCATCCCCGGCTGCGGCTGGTCGTCGCCCACCTGGGGATGCCCGAGTACGCCGACTTCCTCGACCTGGCCGAGCGCCACCCGGAGGTCCGGCTCGACACCACCATGGCCTTCACCGACTTCAGCGAGGCCACGGCCCCGTTCCCGCCGTCCCAGCTGCCCCGGCTGGCCGCCCTCGGCGACCGGATCCTGCTCGGCACCGACTTCCCCAACATCCCCTACCCCTACCTCCACGCGCTGGAGGCACTGGCCCGGCTCGACCTCGGCGACGACTGGCTCCGCGCGGTCTGCCACGACAACACCGCCCGGCTGTTCGGCCTGCCGGAGGCAGCGCCCCGCTGA
- a CDS encoding alpha-galactosidase — protein sequence MSTRLRRLSRSIAIGAALSLVALALVLAPGTSQAQAEANGVSLTPPMGWSSWSFIRKNPTESNIEAQALAMSTSGLVAHGYTYVNIDDFWYLNPATTVDSYGRWVTDPSRFPDGMAAVAGYVHKLGEQFGMYLTPGIPVAAYKQNTPIQGTSFHADDIVSDTSSYETNYNFGSGSMYYIDYDKNPAAAQAYLNSWADQLASWGVDYLKIDGVGDSDVADIEHWSQALQQAGRPIHLELSNNLDVNNAATWQQYSNGWRIDGDVECYCSIGSYPLTDWTNVADRFGDAPQWVNDAGPGGWNDLDSLELGNGSNDGLTVDERQTQMTLWAIEGAPLLLGTDLTNMDSTDLALLTNSAVIAVDQAGHPAHPVDRLTQQQVWTAANGDGSYTVALFNLTGSAAPVTARWTDVGFSGTADVHDVWSNTDLGDSTTSFTATVPAHGSRLLRVTPTGTPQYTALHYNLVNVATGQELAVSGGSTSSGAGIVQEPADNAADQRWQLVPTGSGYYKVDNVGSGLLVNLPGATTAPGTQLIQYPDDNSSNSQWKFTPTGSGSYNVSVRSDGQVMDLASTASGSAVVQNPAAGSSSQQWKLVPIPVPGAQYKLVNGASGGRMDVDDDSTADSAPILEWTDNGAADQLWTFTAQSGGAYTITDVNSGKLLNIPGPTTAEGTQLIQYHDDGNSNSRWTLVDAGPNLVQFKSVYDGDLIDLDNSSLYDGGSVLQWPSDGGANQSWSLVPPS from the coding sequence ATGTCCACCCGCCTTCGGCGCTTATCCCGTTCGATCGCCATCGGCGCAGCGCTATCGCTCGTCGCCCTGGCCCTGGTGCTCGCGCCGGGCACCTCGCAGGCCCAGGCCGAGGCCAACGGGGTGTCACTCACTCCGCCCATGGGCTGGAGCAGTTGGAGCTTCATTCGGAAGAATCCGACAGAATCGAACATCGAGGCCCAGGCGCTGGCGATGTCCACCAGCGGACTCGTCGCCCACGGCTACACCTATGTCAACATCGACGACTTCTGGTACCTGAACCCCGCCACCACCGTGGACTCCTACGGACGCTGGGTGACCGACCCGAGCCGCTTCCCGGACGGCATGGCCGCCGTCGCCGGCTATGTCCACAAGCTCGGCGAGCAGTTCGGGATGTACCTGACCCCCGGCATCCCGGTCGCGGCCTACAAGCAGAACACGCCGATCCAGGGCACCTCGTTCCACGCCGACGACATCGTCTCGGACACCAGCAGCTACGAGACCAACTACAACTTCGGCAGCGGGTCGATGTACTACATCGACTACGACAAGAACCCGGCCGCCGCCCAGGCCTACCTGAACTCCTGGGCCGACCAGCTGGCCTCCTGGGGCGTGGACTACCTGAAGATCGACGGCGTCGGGGACAGCGACGTCGCCGACATCGAGCACTGGTCGCAGGCGCTGCAGCAGGCCGGTCGGCCGATCCACCTGGAGCTCTCCAACAACCTGGACGTCAACAACGCCGCCACCTGGCAGCAGTACTCCAACGGCTGGCGGATCGACGGCGACGTGGAGTGCTACTGCAGCATCGGCTCCTACCCGCTGACCGACTGGACCAATGTCGCCGACCGCTTCGGCGACGCGCCGCAGTGGGTGAACGACGCGGGCCCCGGGGGCTGGAACGACCTGGACTCGCTGGAGCTCGGCAACGGCAGCAACGACGGCCTGACCGTTGACGAGCGGCAGACCCAGATGACCCTGTGGGCCATCGAGGGCGCGCCACTGCTGCTGGGCACCGACCTCACCAACATGGACAGCACCGACCTGGCCCTGCTCACCAACAGCGCGGTGATCGCCGTCGACCAGGCCGGGCACCCGGCCCACCCGGTGGACCGACTGACCCAGCAGCAGGTCTGGACCGCGGCCAACGGCGACGGCAGCTACACCGTCGCGCTGTTCAATCTCACCGGCTCCGCCGCACCGGTGACCGCCCGCTGGACCGACGTCGGCTTCAGCGGCACCGCCGACGTGCACGACGTCTGGAGCAACACCGACCTGGGCGACTCCACCACCTCGTTCACCGCGACCGTCCCCGCTCACGGCAGTCGGCTGCTGCGGGTCACGCCCACCGGCACCCCGCAGTACACCGCGCTGCACTACAACCTGGTCAACGTGGCCACCGGGCAGGAACTGGCCGTCAGCGGCGGTTCGACCTCCAGCGGCGCCGGGATCGTCCAGGAGCCGGCGGACAACGCCGCCGACCAGCGGTGGCAGCTGGTGCCGACCGGCTCCGGCTACTACAAGGTCGACAACGTCGGCAGCGGGCTGCTGGTGAACCTCCCCGGCGCGACCACCGCCCCGGGCACCCAGCTGATCCAGTACCCGGATGACAACAGCTCCAACTCGCAGTGGAAGTTCACCCCCACCGGCAGCGGCTCGTACAACGTCTCGGTGCGCTCGGACGGCCAGGTCATGGACCTGGCGAGCACCGCCTCCGGCTCCGCCGTGGTGCAGAACCCGGCGGCCGGAAGCAGCAGCCAGCAGTGGAAGCTGGTGCCGATCCCGGTGCCCGGCGCGCAGTACAAGCTGGTCAACGGCGCCAGCGGCGGCCGGATGGACGTCGACGACGACTCCACCGCCGACAGCGCCCCGATCCTGGAGTGGACCGACAACGGGGCCGCCGACCAGCTCTGGACCTTCACCGCGCAGAGCGGCGGCGCCTACACCATCACCGACGTCAACAGCGGCAAGCTGCTCAACATCCCCGGCCCGACCACGGCCGAGGGCACGCAGCTGATCCAGTACCACGACGACGGCAACAGCAACTCCCGCTGGACGCTGGTGGACGCCGGGCCGAACCTGGTCCAGTTCAAGAGCGTGTACGACGGCGACCTGATCGACCTCGACAACAGCTCGCTCTACGACGGCGGCAGCGTGCTCCAGTGGCCGTCCGACGGCGGCGCCAACCAGAGCTGGAGCCTGGTCCCGCCGTCCTGA
- a CDS encoding class I SAM-dependent methyltransferase: MPTAPHNLDHERQLWDTYAESAFKDDDLQPVFRWTQYRDHLTAPGPELLGDPGTVLEIGCGTGRALAHLARQGVKGTGVDLSPVMVDRTTERWGSLGAEFIHAEVLEYLSGTGQQFDAVYSIFGAVWFTDPELLFPLVAAHLSPGGVFAFSQPPAIPGAYGPQGMYKGGFAGPAMYTYRYSYEPADWARFLSEAGFVHVDVDVIDAPTPGHIGTLIGRAVRP; the protein is encoded by the coding sequence ATGCCCACCGCTCCCCACAACCTCGACCACGAACGGCAGCTCTGGGACACCTACGCCGAGTCGGCGTTCAAGGACGACGACTTGCAGCCAGTGTTCCGCTGGACCCAGTACCGTGACCACCTCACTGCACCCGGCCCGGAGTTGCTGGGTGACCCCGGAACGGTCCTGGAGATCGGCTGCGGTACCGGCCGCGCCCTGGCTCACCTCGCCCGACAGGGAGTCAAGGGCACGGGCGTCGACCTGTCCCCCGTGATGGTGGACCGCACCACCGAACGGTGGGGATCGCTCGGCGCGGAGTTCATCCATGCGGAGGTTCTGGAGTACCTGAGCGGTACGGGACAGCAGTTCGATGCCGTGTATTCGATCTTCGGGGCGGTCTGGTTCACCGACCCGGAGCTCCTGTTTCCCCTGGTGGCCGCTCACCTGAGCCCGGGCGGCGTCTTCGCGTTCTCCCAGCCCCCCGCAATCCCCGGCGCATACGGTCCGCAGGGCATGTACAAGGGCGGCTTCGCCGGACCGGCCATGTACACCTACCGTTACAGCTACGAACCGGCCGACTGGGCGCGGTTCCTCAGCGAGGCCGGGTTCGTCCATGTGGACGTGGACGTGATCGACGCGCCTACCCCTGGGCATATCGGCACGCTGATCGGCCGCGCCGTACGTCCCTGA
- a CDS encoding alpha/beta hydrolase, whose protein sequence is MTDYEVDFRSLDGTALRGTVTPSSAPAAALAVLAHGAGVTREEGGFFARLAVGLAAAGVTCLRFDLRAHGASGGRLSDVTIAGVANDIRAASDHLTRISDRPGSVHVISASFSGGAAAMHTARRPGDVDRLVLLNPRMDYRNRFITEEAGWSGDYLSRERATKLDERGFAVRAPFEVGRGLLNEVFQLPEPEDVCAAVQRPVLIVHGTKDTFVDVELSRRYAPLFGAGAELYELEGAQHGFAVHEDPQYAHPQSQVWQREVIAKVADFLTTTV, encoded by the coding sequence ATGACTGACTACGAGGTGGATTTCCGCTCCCTGGACGGCACCGCTCTGCGCGGCACGGTCACGCCCTCCTCCGCTCCTGCGGCAGCGTTGGCGGTGCTCGCCCACGGGGCCGGTGTCACCCGAGAGGAAGGCGGCTTCTTCGCCCGACTGGCCGTGGGGCTCGCCGCTGCCGGGGTGACGTGTCTGCGTTTCGATCTGCGGGCACACGGGGCAAGCGGGGGCCGTCTGTCGGACGTGACGATCGCCGGGGTGGCCAACGACATTCGCGCAGCGTCCGATCACCTCACGCGGATCAGCGACCGGCCCGGTTCGGTGCACGTCATCTCTGCCTCGTTCTCGGGTGGCGCCGCCGCGATGCACACCGCACGACGCCCCGGCGACGTGGACAGGCTGGTGCTGCTGAACCCGCGCATGGACTACAGGAACAGGTTCATCACGGAGGAAGCCGGTTGGTCCGGGGACTACCTGTCACGGGAGCGTGCCACCAAGCTGGATGAGCGCGGATTCGCGGTCCGTGCGCCGTTCGAGGTCGGCCGGGGGCTCCTCAACGAGGTCTTCCAGCTGCCCGAGCCGGAGGATGTCTGCGCGGCAGTCCAACGACCGGTGCTGATCGTCCACGGTACCAAGGACACCTTCGTGGACGTGGAGCTCTCCCGCCGGTACGCACCCCTGTTCGGTGCGGGAGCCGAGCTGTACGAACTCGAAGGCGCGCAGCACGGCTTCGCCGTCCACGAGGACCCGCAGTACGCGCACCCGCAGTCGCAGGTGTGGCAGCGTGAGGTGATCGCCAAGGTGGCCGACTTCCTCACCACCACTGTCTAA
- a CDS encoding RNA polymerase sigma factor: protein MTGTGGAAAATADAVEAVFRIESARIIAGVARIVRDVGIAEELAQDALVAALEQWPVTGVPDRPGAWLMATAKHRAIDLVRRRETYARKLAEVGRTLEDVPPPEPPEPDDIDDDLLRLIFTACHPVLSAEARVALTLRLLGGLTTGEIARACLVPESTAAQRIVRAKRALARADVPFEVPSGPDRAVRLASVLEVVYLIFNEGYAATAGDDWLRPALCEDALRLGRVLAGLIPEEPEVQGLVALLEIQASRTAARTGPDGAPVLLAEQNRTRWNRMLIARGFAALERANAAASAAGTAPGPYALQAAIAACHAQALRYQETDWAMIAALYGRLAAVARSPVVELNRAVAVSMAEGPEAGLALVDALAAEPALRGYHLLPSVRGDLLARLGRRAEARAEFDRAASLTRNERERALLRARAEACAGPGG from the coding sequence GTGACGGGTACGGGCGGGGCCGCGGCGGCCACAGCGGACGCGGTGGAGGCGGTCTTCCGGATCGAGTCGGCCCGGATCATCGCCGGTGTCGCCCGGATCGTCCGGGACGTCGGCATCGCCGAGGAGCTGGCCCAGGACGCCCTGGTCGCCGCGCTGGAGCAGTGGCCGGTGACGGGCGTCCCGGACCGGCCGGGGGCCTGGCTGATGGCTACGGCCAAGCACCGCGCGATCGACCTGGTGCGCCGCCGGGAGACCTACGCCAGGAAGCTGGCCGAGGTCGGTCGGACGCTGGAGGACGTGCCGCCGCCCGAGCCGCCGGAGCCGGACGACATCGACGACGACCTGCTGCGGCTGATCTTCACCGCCTGCCACCCGGTGCTCTCCGCCGAGGCCCGGGTGGCGCTCACGCTGCGGCTGCTCGGCGGGCTGACCACCGGGGAGATCGCCCGCGCCTGCCTGGTCCCCGAGTCGACCGCGGCCCAGCGGATCGTCCGGGCGAAGCGCGCCCTGGCCCGCGCGGACGTCCCGTTCGAGGTGCCGTCCGGACCCGACCGCGCGGTCAGGCTGGCCTCGGTGCTGGAGGTCGTCTACCTGATCTTCAACGAGGGCTACGCGGCGACCGCCGGTGACGACTGGCTGCGCCCGGCGCTCTGCGAGGACGCGCTGCGGCTGGGCCGGGTGCTGGCCGGACTGATCCCCGAGGAGCCCGAAGTCCAGGGCCTGGTCGCACTGTTGGAGATCCAGGCGTCCCGGACGGCGGCCCGCACCGGCCCGGACGGCGCCCCGGTGCTGCTGGCCGAGCAGAACCGGACCCGCTGGAACCGGATGCTGATCGCCCGTGGCTTCGCGGCCCTGGAGCGGGCCAACGCGGCGGCCTCGGCGGCCGGGACGGCGCCTGGCCCGTACGCCCTGCAGGCCGCGATCGCGGCCTGCCACGCCCAGGCCCTGCGGTACCAGGAGACGGACTGGGCGATGATCGCCGCGCTCTACGGCCGGCTGGCGGCGGTCGCGCGCTCCCCGGTGGTGGAGCTGAACCGGGCGGTGGCGGTCTCGATGGCGGAGGGCCCGGAGGCCGGGCTGGCGCTGGTGGACGCGCTGGCGGCGGAGCCCGCGCTCCGGGGCTACCACCTGCTGCCGAGCGTCCGCGGCGACCTGCTGGCCCGGCTCGGCCGGAGGGCGGAGGCCCGCGCCGAGTTCGACCGCGCCGCGTCGCTGACCCGCAACGAACGCGAACGCGCCCTGCTGCGCGCCCGCGCCGAAGCCTGCGCCGGCCCCGGCGGCTAG
- a CDS encoding APC family permease: MSAMDVPAERDSELDAAPPPARTAAAAAPRMSWVTLALMTTSSVASLRAAPTMAVYGLACVFLYVLPAIVFLLPTALVSAELASGWEGGVYRWVSEGLSKPLGFLAVWCQFAMTIFYYPSLLAYVASTIAYVVNPKLASNGLYTAIVIMVLYWTGVWVSARGTGAVAGLSSMGLIIGTLIPGVLLVVLGLVFLGQGNPSAAPMTTGNILPPWAGLASLVLIVNNFLSYSGMEMNAVHVSSLKNPGREFPRSMFLASSMVLLIFVLPALAISWVVPSAQLSLTAGVMQAFDSFFQYFHVGWLTPVIAVALIAASLGGMLTWLAGPSKGLLLISRQEGYLPPFLQKLNKNGIQQNILVSQGVVTTVIALAYAFIPDVSSAYWIFSVITTQVYLIVYLLMFAAAIRLRRTQPDHPRGYRAPALVLIAAVGLVASLAAMVIGFVPSSQFGGGSTWRYIAIVGGGLVLLGLIIPGLFLKLRKPGWQNPDPDEGPTARTGGEAAA; the protein is encoded by the coding sequence GTGAGTGCCATGGACGTCCCCGCCGAACGGGACAGCGAACTGGATGCAGCCCCGCCGCCGGCCCGGACCGCCGCGGCGGCCGCCCCGAGAATGAGCTGGGTCACCCTGGCCCTGATGACCACCAGCTCGGTGGCCAGTCTGCGGGCCGCACCCACCATGGCCGTCTACGGGCTGGCCTGCGTCTTCCTCTACGTGCTTCCGGCGATCGTGTTCCTGCTGCCGACGGCGCTGGTCTCGGCCGAGCTGGCCTCGGGCTGGGAGGGCGGGGTCTACCGCTGGGTCTCCGAGGGGCTCTCCAAGCCGCTCGGCTTCCTCGCCGTCTGGTGCCAGTTCGCCATGACCATCTTCTACTACCCCAGCCTGCTGGCCTACGTCGCGAGCACCATCGCCTACGTGGTCAACCCCAAGCTGGCCAGCAACGGCCTCTACACCGCCATCGTGATCATGGTGCTGTACTGGACCGGCGTCTGGGTCTCCGCGCGCGGCACCGGCGCCGTCGCCGGGCTGTCCTCCATGGGGCTGATCATCGGCACCCTGATCCCCGGTGTCCTGCTGGTCGTGCTCGGCCTGGTCTTCCTCGGCCAGGGCAACCCCTCGGCCGCGCCGATGACCACCGGCAACATCCTGCCGCCCTGGGCCGGGCTGGCCAGCCTGGTGCTGATCGTCAACAACTTCCTCAGCTACTCCGGCATGGAGATGAACGCCGTCCACGTCTCCTCGCTGAAGAATCCGGGCCGGGAGTTCCCCCGGTCGATGTTCCTGGCGTCGAGCATGGTGCTGCTGATCTTCGTGCTGCCGGCCCTGGCGATCAGCTGGGTCGTCCCCTCCGCCCAGCTCAGCCTGACCGCCGGGGTGATGCAGGCCTTCGACTCCTTCTTCCAGTACTTCCACGTCGGCTGGCTCACCCCGGTGATCGCGGTCGCGCTGATCGCCGCCTCGCTCGGCGGGATGCTCACCTGGCTGGCCGGCCCGTCCAAGGGGCTGCTGCTGATCTCCCGGCAGGAGGGCTACCTGCCGCCGTTCCTGCAGAAGCTCAACAAGAACGGCATCCAGCAGAACATCCTGGTCTCCCAGGGCGTCGTGACCACGGTGATCGCCCTGGCCTACGCCTTCATCCCGGACGTCTCCAGCGCCTACTGGATCTTCTCGGTGATCACCACCCAGGTCTACCTCATCGTCTACCTGCTGATGTTCGCCGCCGCCATCCGGCTCCGGCGCACCCAGCCGGACCACCCGCGCGGCTACCGCGCGCCCGCGCTGGTGCTGATCGCCGCCGTCGGGCTGGTGGCCTCGCTCGCCGCGATGGTGATCGGCTTCGTCCCCTCCTCCCAGTTCGGCGGCGGCAGCACCTGGCGCTACATCGCGATCGTCGGCGGCGGGCTGGTGCTGCTCGGCCTGATCATCCCGGGGCTCTTCCTCAAGCTGCGCAAGCCGGGCTGGCAGAACCCGGACCCGGACGAGGGTCCGACGGCCCGCACCGGTGGGGAGGCCGCCGCATGA
- a CDS encoding YciI family protein, with protein MPRFLSMIRIDEQNAPNPAEFTPEFQRRMGALLEEITKAGVMLDTAGLTPTAQGTRLTWSGGELSVVDGPFTETKEVVGGYAMMQCKDRAEALEWTKRFLEIHPDHLHITAELREIAEM; from the coding sequence ATGCCGCGCTTTCTCTCCATGATCCGGATCGACGAGCAGAACGCCCCGAACCCGGCGGAGTTCACCCCGGAGTTCCAGCGGCGGATGGGCGCGCTGCTGGAGGAGATCACCAAGGCCGGGGTCATGCTGGACACGGCCGGGCTCACCCCCACCGCGCAGGGCACCAGGCTCACCTGGTCCGGCGGCGAGCTGTCGGTCGTCGACGGCCCCTTCACCGAGACCAAGGAGGTCGTCGGCGGCTACGCGATGATGCAGTGCAAGGACAGGGCCGAGGCCCTCGAATGGACCAAGCGCTTCCTGGAGATCCACCCGGACCACCTCCACATCACCGCGGAGCTGCGGGAGATCGCCGAGATGTAG